One part of the uncultured Bacteroides sp. genome encodes these proteins:
- a CDS encoding DNA alkylation repair protein — protein sequence MDTKEIIKEIKTQLRLSMNGVASQSMREKGLAYKINFGVELPRLKEIAKQYDQNHDLAQTLWKENVRESKILAGMLQPIDTFFPEIADIWVEDIHNSEIAELTCMSLFQYLPYAPAKSFQWMADEREYVQACGFLLVARLVGKGGEMNERAEEEFFDQAFAALFSSAYFSRKSATLALVKYGQQSKAHAEKVLQLLAKEENPKDENVKLLLENIKLEIEYLL from the coding sequence ATGGATACTAAAGAAATAATAAAGGAAATAAAGACGCAGCTCCGTTTATCGATGAACGGAGTTGCATCTCAAAGCATGCGTGAAAAAGGGCTTGCTTATAAAATTAACTTTGGAGTTGAACTTCCCCGCCTGAAAGAAATAGCCAAGCAATATGATCAGAATCATGATTTGGCGCAGACTCTCTGGAAAGAGAATGTTCGGGAATCGAAGATTCTTGCCGGAATGTTACAGCCTATTGATACTTTCTTTCCTGAGATAGCAGATATCTGGGTAGAGGATATTCACAATTCTGAGATTGCTGAATTAACCTGTATGAGCTTGTTTCAGTATTTGCCTTATGCTCCGGCTAAATCTTTCCAATGGATGGCCGATGAAAGGGAATATGTGCAGGCATGTGGCTTTCTTCTTGTGGCACGTTTAGTTGGTAAAGGTGGTGAGATGAATGAAAGGGCAGAAGAAGAGTTTTTCGATCAGGCTTTTGCTGCTTTATTCTCTTCGGCTTATTTTTCAAGAAAATCAGCAACGTTGGCATTGGTTAAGTATGGCCAACAAAGTAAGGCACATGCTGAAAAAGTTTTGCAACTGCTTGCTAAAGAAGAAAATCCGAAAGATGAAAATGTGAAATTACTTCTCGAAAATATAAAATTGGAGATAGAATATTTGCTTTAA
- a CDS encoding dihydrofolate reductase — MKRQLILITMIVSFLSSCGNLKKATETDNFDYTVEKFADLQILRYKVHGFDELPLKQKELIYYLSQAALEGRDILFDQNGKYNLIIRRLLEAVYTNYSGDKKDTNYVNMETYLKRVWFSNGIHHHYGCEKFVPGFTPEFFKGVIEKIDPSKLPLEKGQTVAQLCDEIFPVIFDPKVMPKRVNQADGEDLILTSASNYYEGVTQAEAENFYNKLKDPKDTTPISYGLNSRLVKENGKVFEKVWKVGGLYSPALEKIVYWLKKAEGVTENDTQKAVITKLIEYYNTGDLKKFDEYCIQWVKDLNSHVDFVNGFTENYGDPLGMKASWESLVNFKDVEATKRTETISTNAQWFEDHSPVDKKFKKEEVKGVSAKVITAAILAGDLYPATAIGINLPNANWIRAQHGSKSVTIGNLTDAYNKAAHGNGFFEEFAYSKAEIEINDKYADITNDLHTDLHECLGHGSGKLLPSTDPNALKAYDSTIEEARADLFGLYYLPDQKLVDLGIIPSADAFKAEYYSFMMNGLMTQLVRIQLGNNVEEAHMRNRQLIARWAFEKGAADKVVELVKKDGETFVRINDYQKLRDLFGQLLAEIQRIKSEGDYAAARNLVETYAVKVDPELHKEILSRYEKLNLAPYKGFLNPVYEVTTDKDGKITDVKVSYNEGYAEQMLRYGREYSSLPNRNE, encoded by the coding sequence ATGAAAAGACAACTAATATTGATAACTATGATTGTATCATTCCTTTCGTCTTGTGGAAATCTAAAGAAAGCCACAGAGACTGATAACTTTGATTATACTGTAGAGAAATTTGCAGATTTGCAGATTCTTAGATATAAAGTTCACGGTTTTGATGAGCTTCCTTTAAAGCAGAAAGAGTTAATCTATTATCTTTCTCAGGCTGCTCTTGAAGGACGTGATATATTGTTTGATCAGAATGGGAAATACAATCTGATTATCAGAAGACTTTTGGAAGCCGTATATACAAACTATTCAGGTGATAAAAAGGATACCAATTATGTAAATATGGAAACTTATCTGAAAAGAGTATGGTTCTCTAATGGTATTCATCATCATTATGGTTGTGAAAAGTTTGTCCCCGGCTTTACCCCTGAATTCTTTAAAGGTGTTATTGAAAAGATTGATCCATCTAAATTACCTTTAGAAAAAGGACAAACAGTTGCTCAGCTTTGTGATGAAATATTCCCTGTAATTTTTGATCCGAAAGTGATGCCTAAGCGTGTTAATCAGGCTGATGGAGAAGACTTGATATTAACGTCTGCCAGCAATTATTATGAAGGAGTAACTCAAGCTGAGGCTGAAAATTTTTATAATAAATTGAAAGATCCGAAAGATACTACACCTATTTCTTATGGACTAAATAGCCGTTTGGTAAAAGAAAACGGGAAAGTTTTTGAGAAAGTGTGGAAAGTTGGTGGATTGTATTCGCCTGCATTGGAAAAGATTGTTTATTGGCTGAAAAAGGCTGAAGGTGTGACAGAAAATGATACGCAAAAAGCTGTAATAACTAAACTTATAGAATACTATAATACTGGTGATCTGAAGAAATTTGATGAGTATTGTATTCAATGGGTGAAAGATTTGAATTCACATGTTGACTTTGTTAATGGTTTCACTGAAAATTATGGAGATCCGCTTGGAATGAAAGCCAGCTGGGAATCTCTTGTTAATTTCAAGGATGTGGAAGCTACCAAGAGAACAGAAACAATCAGTACCAATGCGCAGTGGTTCGAAGATCATTCTCCTGTAGATAAGAAATTTAAGAAAGAAGAGGTTAAAGGTGTTTCTGCAAAAGTAATTACAGCAGCAATACTTGCCGGAGATTTATACCCGGCTACAGCAATTGGAATTAATCTTCCTAATGCAAACTGGATTCGTGCTCAGCATGGTTCTAAATCGGTGACTATTGGTAATCTGACAGATGCATATAATAAGGCTGCTCATGGAAATGGATTCTTCGAAGAATTTGCATACAGCAAGGCAGAAATTGAAATAAATGATAAGTATGCTGATATCACAAACGATCTTCATACTGATTTGCACGAATGTTTAGGTCATGGTTCTGGTAAATTGCTTCCAAGTACTGATCCAAACGCATTGAAAGCTTATGATTCAACAATCGAAGAGGCGCGTGCCGATTTGTTTGGTTTGTATTATTTGCCAGACCAAAAGTTGGTTGATTTAGGTATTATTCCTAGTGCGGACGCTTTTAAAGCAGAATACTATTCATTTATGATGAATGGTTTAATGACACAATTGGTTCGTATACAACTAGGAAACAATGTGGAAGAGGCTCATATGCGTAACCGTCAGCTGATAGCTCGCTGGGCATTTGAAAAGGGTGCTGCAGATAAAGTTGTTGAGTTGGTAAAGAAAGATGGCGAGACTTTTGTCCGCATCAACGATTATCAGAAACTTCGCGACTTGTTTGGACAGCTGTTGGCTGAAATTCAGAGAATAAAATCTGAAGGTGACTATGCTGCTGCCCGCAATCTGGTAGAAACTTATGCAGTAAAAGTTGATCCTGAGCTTCACAAAGAGATCTTATCACGCTACGAAAAGCTGAATCTGGCTCCTTATAAAGGATTCTTGAATCCTGTTTATGAGGTAACTACGGATAAAGATGGTAAGATTACCGACGTAAAGGTTTCTTATAATGAAGGTTATGCTGAACAAATGCTTCGTTATGGAAGAGAATATTCTTCATTACCTAATAGAAATGAATAA
- a CDS encoding helix-turn-helix domain-containing protein, translated as MSDLKKQESGSQATAPENAPRKKPYNLREKKDKKAAYRSLIRPELADELYDKILNIVVVQKKYRDPDYSAKDLAKELKTNTRYLSAVVNSRFGMNYSCLLNEYRVKDALHILTDKRYADMNVEEISAMVGFANRQSFYAAFYKNVGETPNGFRKKNSEKK; from the coding sequence ATGAGTGATTTAAAAAAACAAGAGAGTGGAAGCCAGGCTACTGCTCCTGAAAATGCGCCTCGCAAGAAGCCTTACAATCTTAGAGAGAAAAAAGACAAGAAAGCAGCTTACAGATCTTTAATCAGACCTGAACTTGCTGATGAGTTGTACGACAAGATTCTGAATATTGTAGTAGTTCAGAAGAAGTACAGAGACCCTGATTATTCTGCTAAAGATTTGGCAAAAGAACTGAAAACCAATACTCGTTATCTTTCAGCTGTTGTCAATTCTCGTTTCGGAATGAATTATTCTTGCTTACTAAATGAGTACAGAGTTAAAGATGCTTTGCATATCTTAACAGACAAGAGATATGCTGACATGAATGTAGAAGAGATTAGTGCGATGGTAGGTTTCGCTAACCGCCAATCTTTCTATGCCGCTTTCTATAAGAATGTTGGTGAAACACCAAACGGATTCCGTAAGAAAAATTCAGAAAAGAAATAA
- the recQ gene encoding DNA helicase RecQ codes for MLHTLKTYFGYDSFRPLQENIINHILTKNDSLVLMPTGGGKSICYQLPALLMEGTAIVVSPLISLMKDQVEALQANGVTAGALNSNNSELENANLRRECLMGKIKLLYVSPEKLLSEVDYLLRDINISLFAIDEAHCISQWGHDFRPEYTQMGILREKFPKIPIIALTATADKITRTDILHQLRLKNPKVFISSFDRPNLSLTVKRGYQEKEKNKTILDFIDKRPNQCGIVYCLSRKTTEKVALNLQKNGIETAVYHAGLSSEQRDKAQNDFINDRVQVVCATIAFGMGIDKSNVRWVIHYNMPKSIENYYQEIGRAGRDGLDSDTMLFYSLSDLILLSKFANESKQQSINLEKLNRMQQYAEANICRRRILLSYFGETTDKDCGNCDVCKNPPERFDGTIIVQKALSAIARTNEQIGTTLLVDILKGFNNAEVIEKEYDKLKTFGAGRDIPPRDWHDYLLQMLQLGYFEIAYNENNHLRITELGRNILFGKEKAILVIIKREEFVAKSRKKKAVKEIKPEKPDYSNEDEFIFEELRVLRKKLADEQAIPAYIVLSDKVLHLLSSSRPTTIEEFGNISGIGEFKKEKYGKDFVGLIRKLTKESK; via the coding sequence ATGCTTCATACACTTAAAACCTATTTTGGTTATGATTCTTTTCGTCCATTACAAGAAAATATTATAAATCATATACTTACCAAAAACGATTCATTGGTTTTAATGCCTACAGGAGGAGGTAAATCTATCTGTTACCAGCTTCCTGCATTATTAATGGAAGGAACAGCTATTGTTGTTTCTCCTTTAATATCTTTAATGAAAGACCAGGTTGAAGCACTTCAGGCTAATGGAGTAACCGCCGGAGCTTTGAACAGTAATAATAGTGAATTGGAAAACGCAAATCTGCGCCGTGAGTGCTTGATGGGCAAAATTAAGTTATTATATGTTTCTCCAGAGAAATTATTGTCGGAAGTAGATTATCTGCTCCGGGATATTAATATTTCTTTGTTTGCAATTGATGAAGCACATTGTATTTCTCAATGGGGACATGATTTCAGACCAGAATATACTCAAATGGGTATTCTAAGAGAGAAGTTCCCTAAAATTCCTATTATTGCTCTTACTGCTACAGCAGATAAAATTACAAGAACAGATATTCTTCATCAGCTAAGACTTAAGAATCCTAAAGTTTTCATATCTTCTTTTGATCGCCCGAATCTTAGTCTTACAGTGAAAAGGGGTTATCAGGAAAAAGAAAAGAACAAGACAATACTTGATTTCATTGATAAAAGGCCAAATCAATGTGGAATTGTTTATTGCCTGAGTAGAAAAACTACTGAAAAAGTTGCTTTAAACTTACAGAAGAATGGTATTGAAACAGCTGTTTACCATGCGGGGCTTTCGTCGGAACAAAGAGATAAAGCACAAAACGACTTTATAAACGACAGGGTACAGGTAGTTTGTGCCACAATCGCTTTTGGGATGGGTATTGACAAATCGAATGTAAGATGGGTAATACATTATAATATGCCTAAAAGCATTGAGAATTACTACCAGGAAATTGGTCGTGCGGGAAGAGATGGCTTGGATAGTGACACTATGCTTTTTTATTCTCTGAGCGACTTGATTTTACTAAGTAAGTTCGCCAATGAAAGCAAACAACAAAGTATAAACCTGGAAAAGTTGAATCGCATGCAGCAATATGCTGAAGCAAATATTTGCCGCCGCCGCATATTGCTAAGTTACTTTGGCGAAACTACAGATAAAGATTGCGGCAACTGCGATGTTTGCAAAAATCCACCCGAACGCTTTGACGGAACAATCATTGTTCAAAAAGCATTGAGTGCTATTGCCCGTACCAATGAGCAAATAGGAACAACACTCCTGGTAGATATCTTAAAAGGATTCAACAATGCAGAGGTTATTGAAAAGGAATACGATAAATTAAAAACCTTTGGTGCAGGCAGAGATATACCTCCAAGAGATTGGCATGACTACCTTTTACAAATGCTGCAACTTGGATATTTTGAAATTGCATACAACGAGAATAATCACCTCCGAATTACTGAATTGGGACGTAATATTCTTTTTGGAAAAGAAAAAGCAATCTTGGTTATCATTAAACGTGAAGAGTTTGTGGCCAAGAGTCGCAAAAAGAAAGCTGTCAAAGAGATTAAGCCAGAGAAACCTGACTACAGCAATGAAGATGAATTTATATTTGAAGAGCTACGCGTGCTGAGAAAGAAACTGGCAGACGAACAGGCTATTCCTGCATATATTGTACTTTCTGATAAAGTACTTCATTTATTAAGCAGTTCACGCCCCACTACAATAGAAGAATTTGGTAATATCAGTGGAATCGGGGAATTTAAAAAAGAAAAATACGGGAAAGATTTTGTGGGACTGATTAGAAAACTAACAAAAGAATCTAAATGA